The following is a genomic window from Sedimenticola thiotaurini.
AGATATAACCTACCCGCAGGGAGTCCCGGAAGATCCCCGCTGTCCAGGGGAAGTCGTAACAGCGCTGTTCCACCGTCATGATGGCGTCGATATCACTCTCCCTGAGGGGACGAATCCGTAGCAGCGGGTCTCTGATAATGGCATTCATGGAAAGCATCTTAAAAGCGCCCGGTCAACGCAGCAACCGGACAGCCTTCTGCAGATCCTGCCAGGCCTTGGCCTTCTGCTCCGGTGAGCGCAGCAGGTAGGCGGGATGGTAGGTGACCACCAGAGGGATGTCCCGGTAGTGATGTTGACCAGTCCGCAGACGTCCCACCGCATCATCACGTTGCAGCAGGTTGCGGGCGGCCACTGCGCCAACAGCCAGAATCACCTTTGGATTCACCAGTTCCACCTGGCGCTGCAAGTAGGGGGCACACTTGAGTGCCTCTTCGGCACGGGGATCCCGATTACCGGGCGGGCGACACTTCAGAATGTTGGCGATATAGACCTGTTCACGACCCAGGCCAATGGCCTTCAACATGGCGTTGAGCAACTGCCCGGCCCGGCCCACAAAGGGCTCACCCTTGCGGTCCTCATCCACGCCGGGAGCTTCGCCGATAATCATCAGATCGGCAGTCTGCGCCCCCACCCCGAATACGGTGCGGGTACGGCTTTTGTGCAGTTCACAGGCCTCGCATTGGGCAACCCTGGCCGCCAGCCCGGGCCAGTCCAGCTGACTCACCCGATCGTCCAGCAGGCCGTCCGAGTCGAACTGACCAGCCGATCCAGCCGGATCAACTGTGGGGTGATACTCATCTGCTGGCGGTGGCACCTCATCCAGCCAGGCCGGGGGTTCATCCGGTGCTGGAGATGGAGAAGCAACGCCTGTCCCGGATTCCGGCCTTGAAACCGGCGCAGCTACGGGTGGAGCAGTTGCGGAAGCATCATCCATAGCAGTGGGAGCAGATGGCACCGGGGGCGCGGCCAGCGACGGTTCCGCCTCGGACTCCACCGGGTTATTCTCCGCCGCCACAGACCTGGGTACCCAGTACTGGATACCCATGGCCTGTAAATACTCCCGACGCTGTGCCTCGTTCATGACGTTTGATCGACAGATCAGACATCACCCTGGGGGTGGGCCTTCTGCTCCTGGTCCAGTCGATTGACCGCGTTCACATAGGCCTTGGCGGAGGCGATCACGATATCGGTATCGGCGCCCTGACCATTTACGATGCCACCATTACGCCGCAACCGCACCGTCACCTCGCCCTGGGCGTCAGTACCACTGGTGATGGCATTGACCGAGTAGAGCTGCAGTTCCGCCTCACTCTGAACGATGGACTCAATCGCCTTGAAGGCCGCATCCACCGGACCACTGCCGGATGCTGCGCCCTCTCTCTCCTGATCATCCACCGAGAGCACCACCCGGGCGTAGGGGGTCTCCCCGGTCTCGGAACAGACCTTCAGCGACACCAGCTTGATATGTTCATTTTCGGCGGTAAAACCGGCATCGGAAACCAGCGCCTGCAGGTCTTCATCAAAGATCTCATGTTTTTTGTCGGCCAGATCCTTGAACCGGCGGAAGGCGTCATTGATCTCCTCTTCCGAGGCGAAGGTGATACCGAGCTCTTCCAGCCGGGTACGGAAGGCGTTCCGTCCGGAGTGCTTACCCATCACCATCCGGTTCTGACTCCAGCCCACATCCTCGGCGCGCATGATTTCGTAAGTTTCACGATGCTTGAGGACGCCATCCTGGTGAATACCCGATTCATGGGCAAACGCATTGGCACCCACGATCGCCTTGTTGGGTTGCACCGGGAAACCGGTAATGCCGGACACCAGACGGGAACAGTTGACGATCTGGGTGGTGTCCAGGGTGGTATCGCAGCTGAACAGGTCGCGCCGGGTGCGTACCGCCATCACCACCTCCTCCAGAGAGGCATTACCGGCCCGTTCACCCAAACCATTGATGGTACACTCCACCTGCCGGGCTCCCTGACTAACAGCGGCCAGGGAGTTGGCCACCGCCAACCCCAGGTCGTTGTGGCAGTGAACCGAGAAGATCGCCTTGTCGGAGTTGGGAATACGTTCGATCAGGGTGCGAATGGTCTCGCCAAACTGCTGGGGCAGGTTGTAACCCACCGTATCCGGCACGTTGATAGTGGTGGCGCCCGCCGCGATGGCCTGCTCGATCACCCGGCAGAGAAAGTCGATCTCGGAGCGGCCGGCATCTTCCGGTGAAAACTCCACATTGTCGGTATATTGGCGTGCCCGCTTGACTGCCCAGACCGCCTGCTCCACCACCTGATCCGGCGTCATGCGCAGCTTCTGCTGCATATGGATCGGCGAGGTGGCGATGAAGGTATGAATACGGCCTGAATTGGCCTCTTTTAACGCCTCGCCCGCCCGGTCGATATCGGCCTCAAGCGCCCGTGCCAGGCCACAGACGGTGCTGTCCTTGATGGTCCGGGCAATGGATTGCACGGCATCAAAATCACCCGGGCTGGCGATCGGAAATCCGGCCTCGATAATATCCACCCGCATCTTCTCCAGCGCCTTGGCGATGCGCAGCTTCTCCTCCTTGGTCATGGAGGCGCCGGGACTCTGCTCGCCATCACGTAAGGTGGTATCGAAGATATACAACTTGTCTGAATTGCTCATCATCTGCTCCCGGGTCGGCTCAGTCACTGACGTACTGAATCGCCCTCTGCTCTATTCTTGAAACTCGTCTTGTCCGCGTGGTTGGCCCTCGCCAGGGCATGTGCTTGTCTTATGCCCCACAGGGCAGTAGCAGCAGGGAGCGTAGCAGGAAGAGAAGGGACTGACGGGGACGCACAGACACGACCGCCCGGGAGGCAGTGTGCTGGATAGAGTGTGCGCTGAATGATTTCATCGGTGTCCCGTACCTGAATGTTACTCGAATATACCGCAAGGTTTTGCGGTTGCCAAGCACGGGAATCTCCGCCCGGGACAATCTACTGGAAGATTGCCATCACCTCACTGTTCCCCATCCTCCTCTTTTGCCGCTGTACTGCCCCGCTGCCCGGCCCGGCGTTCCGCCCGGCGTTGGTGCAGGTAGCGCAGGGTCAACACCGGTCCGGAGACCGCGTAGACCATGAACAGGACATACAGGGCCTTCGCCGGCTGACTGATCACCACCGCCAGCACCAGCATCAGCACCACCACCTTCATGAATGGGATTTTGCCCCGGAAATCGATCTCTTTGAAACTGTTGTAGCGGACGTTGCTGACCATCAGCAATCCGGCCGCCAGGGTAATGAAACAGGCCAGATAGGAGACATCCACCCCCTGAATCTGGTACTCCTCCGCAACCCAGACACTGCTGGCCAGAATGGCGGCGGCGGCAGGACTGGGCAACCCCTGGAAAAAACGCTTGTCGGCTGTACCTACCTGGGTATTGAAACGGGCCAGACGCAGGGCCGCGCCGGCGGTATAAACAAAGGCGGCCAACCAGCCCAGCTTGCCCAGGCTATTCAACGACCAGACATAGATCACCAACGAGGGGGCCAGGCCAAACGCCACCATATCGGAGAGGCTGTCATATTCGGCCCCGAAGGCGGTCTGGGTATTGGTCATGCGCGCCACCCGGCCATCCAGACCATCCATCACCATGGCGAGAAAGATGGCAACCGCCGCATGTTCGAACTTGCCGTTCATGGCCGCCAGAACGGCATAGAATCCACTGAACAGGGCCGCTGTGGTAAACAGGTTGGGCAACAGATAGATGCCACGGCTGCGTTTCTGCTGCAGAGAGGGCTCCGGCATGGTTTCTTTCCTGTTTGGGATAAACTGGCGTGATTATAAAGGAGTTGTCGACCAAAGACAGTAAGGGAGCAGAACAATCCCGGTCAATCGCCAAACAAAAAACCGCCGACTGCAGTCAATGCAGCCGGCGGTTTTAATCGACCTGGGAAGCGGATCAGTTCTTGGACTTGTCCACGATTTTCTTAATCCAGGGCATCATGCTGCGCAGACGCTCACCCACCACTTCGATATCGTGGGCCGCGTTCAAACGGCGCATGGCGGTCATGGATGGATAGTTGGACTGACCCTCAGCAATGAAGCGCTTGGCGTAGTCACCGGTCTGGATATTCTTCAGACACTCGCGCATGGCCGCCCGGCTCTCCTCGTTGATCACTTTGGAGCCGGTCACATACTCACCAAACTCCGCGTTGTTGGAGATGGAGTAGTTCATGTTAGCGATGCCACCCTCGTACATCAGGTCGACAATCAGCTTCAGCTCATGCAGACACTCGAAGTAGGCCATCTCGGGGGCATAACCCGCTTCGGTCAGGGTCTCGAAACCGGCCTTGACCAGTTCCACCGCGCCGCCACAAAGCACCGCCTGCTCACCGAACAGATCGGTTTCCGTCTCATCCTTGAAAGTGGTTTCGATAATACCGGTCCGACCACCACCGATAGCGGAGGCGTAGGAGAGGGCAATATCCTTGGCCTGGCCGCTGGCGTCCTGGAACACGGCGATCAGATCCGGGATACCGCCGCCACGCTGGAACTCTGAACGCACGGTGTGGCCCGGCGCCTTGGGGGCGATCATGATCACATCCAGATCGGCGCGGGGCACCACCTGGTTATAGTGGATAGCAAAGCCGTGGGCGAAAGCCAGGGTGGCACCCTGCTTCAGGTTGGGCTCCAATTGGTCGCGGTAGAGCTGGGACTGGAACTCATCCGGGGTCAGTACCATGACCACGTCAGCATCGGCCACCGCCTCTTCAACGCTCTTGACCGTGAGTCCGGCATTCTGCGCCTTGACTGCCGAGGAGGATCCTTCACGCAGTGCGACAGTGACATCCACACCTGAGTCCTTCAGATTGTTGGCATGTGCATGGCCCTGGGAACCGTAGCCCACGATCGTGACCTTTTTACCCTGGATCAGGGAGAGGTCGGCGTCTTTGTCGTAATAGATATTCATGGTCATTTCTGTAGTACCTTTAAAATAATTGCGTCTATCCAGGGACACGCCATCCAGCATGTCTATTCAATATCGTATTTCTGAACCGGTCTTTCGAAATTAGAGTCAGAGAGTAAGGCCCTTGGCACCACGGGAGATGCCGGACGGCCCGGTACGCACCACCTCGACGATCAGATCTTCCTCCACGGCGTTGACGAAGGCATCCAGTTTGCTCGCCTGGCCGGTCATCTCGATCAGATAACTGGAGTGGGTGACATCGATGATCTTGCCGCGGAAGATATCCACCAACCGCTTGATCTCGTCACGCTGGCTCTTCTCGGCCTTCACCTTTATCAACATCATCTCCCGCTCCACGTGCGGGCCTTCCGAGAGATCCAGCAGTTTGACCACCTCCACCAGCTTGTTCAGCTGCTTGGTGATCTGTTCGATGATATTTTCGTCCCCTCTTGTCACCAGGGTCATGCGCGACAGCGAGGCATCCTCGGTCGGCGCCACCGTCAGGGATTCAATATTGTAGCCGCGGGCGGAAAACAGCCCGGCCACCCGTGACAGCGCCCCGGCTTCATTCTCCATCAGGATTGAAATTATATGTCTCATGCTTAGACCAGCTCACTTTTCGGAGGAAGATACATCTCGTGGTGACCCTTGCCCGCCTCGATCATCGGGTAGACATTTTCCGTCGGATCGATCACCACATCCATAAACACCAGCCGGTCCTTCAGGTCAAAGGCCTCTTTCATGGCCCCCTCCAGATCCTCCGGGCGCTCAATCTTCATACCCACATGGCCGTAACTCTCGGCCAGTTTCACGAAGTCCGGCAGCGCGTCCACATAGGAGTGGGAGTAGCGACCGTCATAGAAAAACTCCTGCCACTGCCGCACCATGCCCATATAGCCGTTATTCAGCAACAGAATCTTGATCGGCAGATCATGCTGCTTACAGGTGGCCAGCTCCTGGATACACATCTGGATACTGGCCTCGCCGGTAACCAGCGCCACATCGGCACCGGGATGAGCCATCTGAATACCCATGGCGGCCGGCAGGCCAAAACCCATGGTGCCCAGACCACCGGAATTGACCCAGCGGCGCGGTTTGTCAAAGCCGTAAAACTGGGCTGCAAACATCTGGTGCTGCCCCACGTCCGAGGCTACAAACGCGTCACCCCGGGTAACCTTATGCAGTGTCTCAACGGCAAATTGCGGCTTGATCTGCGGATGATTATGATCGTAGCTGAGACAGTTGGCGCCCCGCCAGTTGTCGATCTGTTCCCACCACTTTTTCAGCGCACTGGCCTTGGGACTCTTTTTACTCTCCCGGACAATGCGCAGCATATCCTGCAGCACCGATTTCACCGGGCCGACAATGGGCACATCCACCCGCACATTCTTGGAGATAGACGACGGGTCTATATCGACATGGATAATCTTGGCGTTCGGACAGAAGTGGGCGATATGCCCGGTAACCCGGTCATCGAAACGGGCACCAATGGCAATCAGCACATCGGTATCGTGCATGGCCATATTGGCTTCGTAAGTGCCGTGCATGCCCAGCATGCCGATGAACTGCCGGTCACTGGACGGATAGGCACCCAGTCCCATCAAGGTATTGGTGATGGGGAAACCCAGTTCCCGGGTCAGCTCGGTCAACTCCTCACTGGCATCCCCCAGCACCACCCCACCGCCGGTATAGAAGACCGGGCGTTCCGCACTCAACATCAGGTTGACTGCCTTCTTGATCTGCCCCAGATGCCCCTTGAGCACCGGGTTATAGGAACGCATCTTGATCTTCTTGGGATAGCTGTAGGGGATTTTCTTGTTAGGGTCGGTAATATCCTTGGGGATATCCACCACCACCGGACCGGGGCGGCCCGAGGTGGCGATATAAAACGCCTTCTTCATGGTCTCGGCGATATCCCGAACATCCTTGATGAGGAAATTGTGCTTTACGCAGGGACGGGTGATGCCGACCGTATCCACTTCCTGGAAAGCGTCACTGCCGATAAAGGGAGTCGGTACCTGGCCGGTCAGCACCACCATGGGAATGGAGTCCATGAAAGCCGTGGCAATACCGGTAACCGCATTGGTCGCCCCGGGTCCGGAGGTTACCAGGGCCACACCGGGCTTGCCGGTTGAACGGGCATAGCCATCCGCCGCATGGGTTGCCGCCTGTTCATGCCGCACCAGGATATGTTTTACGAAATCCTGTTTAAACAGCGCATCATAGATATGGAGCACCGCTCCACCAGGATAACCAAACACATGCTCAACGCCCTCGTCTTTCAGACACTGAACGACGATCTCGGCACCACTTAATTCCACAAATAACCTCCAAACCAACCGGGTTATGGGCCATTTCCACGCCTGTTGGCACAATATATAAGGGAAAAATCGAACGGTACAAATTACCCATATACGTCAGGCAGGTCAAGCAACAACGGAACGTCCTGCACCACCGCAGGGCATCGAATCCATATTCCGGTAACGCTTCACCCATCCGTACCCACGACTGAAAAAGCGGTTTTGAGAAATCGATCCTTGCTGCCCCCGAACGCAAACCCTACAATGATCTCGACCTTCCTCCACCAACAACATAACAAGGATGATGTCCATGGTTATCCGACTACTGCTGCCCCTGCTGCTTGTTGTCTTCTGGACCGGAGCGGCTGACGCGCGCATGTATCGCTGGGTTGATGAGAACGGCACTACCGTTTACTCCCAGTCTCCCCCACCATCCGGGAAGGCCACGGAAATCAAGGTCCAGGTAGCCCCTCCAACACCACCGGACAACGCAAGCGAGAAGCAAACGGCAGACGATACACCGGCCGAGAGCGCTGCTGACAAACCGGCGGATGGACCGACCAAGGCGCAGATAGAAGAGTCCAACAGGATCAAGGCGGAAAACTGTGCTGCTGCCCGACAAAATCTTGAGATTTACACCAATCTGGGCAACCGGTTGATCAGAACCCCGGACGGCCTCTACAAACGCCTTACCGAAGAGGAGCGTCAGCAGAAGATCGATGAGAGCAAAGCACAGGTTGAAGAGTTTTGCGAAAAGTAGCCAACTTGAGGAAAATCCCTACAACCTGACCACACTCTCCCTACAGACAACCCGATTGGATATAGGGACAATTTAATCACCGTCAACAAGGAAGATCAGGGACTGGTGATACACTTCAGGGACGAATGAAGGGAATCAACTTTCTGCCAGAAGAATTCGACGGCGACCCCGAGGATACGGACCCCCTCGGGGTCTTTTATTTTCCGCCTCTGTAGCGGGTTATTTTTATCCGCAAAAGCACCTCGCCAAAGGCCGTCAGCTCGGGTGAAATCCTTTGTTCCCCGCTGACCGGCGAAGAACCGCTGTTATTCTGGGCAATTATTTCCGTACCACACGCTTCGGCCGCAGATGATCAGTCGGTACAAAGCCGACTCCCCCATCCGCCCGCAGGAACACCCCATTAACCCGTACCTTCCAAAGCGCCGACACTACCCACAATAGGAAACGGCACAGAGGCGTTATCCATTTGTCCCCATCATGGCATACCGTTAGAATAAACGCCTTTTGCACCAATACCTTTGGATCCTGGACATGCGTACATCCCAATTTCCTCTTAACACGGTCAAGGAGACCCCCTCCGATGCCGAGATCAGCAGCCATCAGCTGATGGTCAGGGCCGGCATGATCCGCAAGCTCGCAGCGGGACTCTACACCTGGCTGCCCCTGGGCCTGCGCGTCATGCACAAGGTTGAAAATATCGTGCGGGAAGAGATGGATCGCGCCGGCGCTCTGGAGGTGCTGATGCCCTCCGTTCAGCCCGCCGAACTGTGGCAGGAGTCCGGTCGCTGGGAGCAGTATGGCCCCGAACTGCTGCGCCTCAATGACCGGCACAACCGCTCGTTCTGTTATGGGCCAACCCACGAAGAGATCATCACCGATCTGGCCCGGAATGAGTTGCACAGTTACAAGCAGCTACCGATCAACTTCTACCAGATCCAGACCAAGTTCAGGGACGAGATCAGACCCCGTTTCGGTGTCATGCGCGCCCGGGAATTCCTGATGAAGGACGCCTACTCATTCCATATCGACCAGGAGTCGCTGCAGCAGACCTATGATCTAATGCACCAGGCCTACAGCCGCATTTTCACCCGTTGCGGCCTGGATTTCAGGGCGGTGCAGGCGGACAGCGGCAGTATCGGCGGCAATGCGTCACAAGAGTTCCATGTACTGGCCGATTCCGGTGAGGATGCCATCGCCTTCTCTACCGAGAGCGATTACGCGGCCAATATAGAGACCGCCGAGGCGGTCGCCCTGGGCAACACACGCCCGGCACCGGGCGAGGAGTTGCGCCTGGTGGACACACCGAACACCAAAACCATCCAGGATCTGGTGGAGCGCTTCGACCAACCGATCGAAAAGACCGTCAAGACCCTGATCGTGGCGGCCGCGGAGGATCAACCGGCAAAGTTCATCG
Proteins encoded in this region:
- a CDS encoding DUF4124 domain-containing protein encodes the protein MVIRLLLPLLLVVFWTGAADARMYRWVDENGTTVYSQSPPPSGKATEIKVQVAPPTPPDNASEKQTADDTPAESAADKPADGPTKAQIEESNRIKAENCAAARQNLEIYTNLGNRLIRTPDGLYKRLTEEERQQKIDESKAQVEEFCEK
- the pssA gene encoding CDP-diacylglycerol--serine O-phosphatidyltransferase, encoding MPEPSLQQKRSRGIYLLPNLFTTAALFSGFYAVLAAMNGKFEHAAVAIFLAMVMDGLDGRVARMTNTQTAFGAEYDSLSDMVAFGLAPSLVIYVWSLNSLGKLGWLAAFVYTAGAALRLARFNTQVGTADKRFFQGLPSPAAAAILASSVWVAEEYQIQGVDVSYLACFITLAAGLLMVSNVRYNSFKEIDFRGKIPFMKVVVLMLVLAVVISQPAKALYVLFMVYAVSGPVLTLRYLHQRRAERRAGQRGSTAAKEEDGEQ
- a CDS encoding 2-isopropylmalate synthase, encoding MSNSDKLYIFDTTLRDGEQSPGASMTKEEKLRIAKALEKMRVDIIEAGFPIASPGDFDAVQSIARTIKDSTVCGLARALEADIDRAGEALKEANSGRIHTFIATSPIHMQQKLRMTPDQVVEQAVWAVKRARQYTDNVEFSPEDAGRSEIDFLCRVIEQAIAAGATTINVPDTVGYNLPQQFGETIRTLIERIPNSDKAIFSVHCHNDLGLAVANSLAAVSQGARQVECTINGLGERAGNASLEEVVMAVRTRRDLFSCDTTLDTTQIVNCSRLVSGITGFPVQPNKAIVGANAFAHESGIHQDGVLKHRETYEIMRAEDVGWSQNRMVMGKHSGRNAFRTRLEELGITFASEEEINDAFRRFKDLADKKHEIFDEDLQALVSDAGFTAENEHIKLVSLKVCSETGETPYARVVLSVDDQEREGAASGSGPVDAAFKAIESIVQSEAELQLYSVNAITSGTDAQGEVTVRLRRNGGIVNGQGADTDIVIASAKAYVNAVNRLDQEQKAHPQGDV
- a CDS encoding proline--tRNA ligase, translated to MRTSQFPLNTVKETPSDAEISSHQLMVRAGMIRKLAAGLYTWLPLGLRVMHKVENIVREEMDRAGALEVLMPSVQPAELWQESGRWEQYGPELLRLNDRHNRSFCYGPTHEEIITDLARNELHSYKQLPINFYQIQTKFRDEIRPRFGVMRAREFLMKDAYSFHIDQESLQQTYDLMHQAYSRIFTRCGLDFRAVQADSGSIGGNASQEFHVLADSGEDAIAFSTESDYAANIETAEAVALGNTRPAPGEELRLVDTPNTKTIQDLVERFDQPIEKTVKTLIVAAAEDQPAKFIALLVRGDHELNEIKAEKLPEVAAPLTFATEEEIRETIGAGPGSLGPLNLPIPCIIDRTVALTADFSAGANQDDKHYFGINWERDLPTPTVADIRNVQEGDPSPDGKGVLTIARGIEVGHIFQLGKKYSEAMNATVLDENGRSLVMQMGCYGIGVSRVVAAAIEQNHDDRGIIWPNAIAPFQVALCPMKMDKSHRVREATEQLYRDLTDAGIEVLLDDRGARPGAMFADMELIGIPHRIVIGERGLDEGKLEYRARTETDNRMIDMEQILPFIQEQLAPRS
- a CDS encoding acetolactate synthase 3 large subunit, producing MELSGAEIVVQCLKDEGVEHVFGYPGGAVLHIYDALFKQDFVKHILVRHEQAATHAADGYARSTGKPGVALVTSGPGATNAVTGIATAFMDSIPMVVLTGQVPTPFIGSDAFQEVDTVGITRPCVKHNFLIKDVRDIAETMKKAFYIATSGRPGPVVVDIPKDITDPNKKIPYSYPKKIKMRSYNPVLKGHLGQIKKAVNLMLSAERPVFYTGGGVVLGDASEELTELTRELGFPITNTLMGLGAYPSSDRQFIGMLGMHGTYEANMAMHDTDVLIAIGARFDDRVTGHIAHFCPNAKIIHVDIDPSSISKNVRVDVPIVGPVKSVLQDMLRIVRESKKSPKASALKKWWEQIDNWRGANCLSYDHNHPQIKPQFAVETLHKVTRGDAFVASDVGQHQMFAAQFYGFDKPRRWVNSGGLGTMGFGLPAAMGIQMAHPGADVALVTGEASIQMCIQELATCKQHDLPIKILLLNNGYMGMVRQWQEFFYDGRYSHSYVDALPDFVKLAESYGHVGMKIERPEDLEGAMKEAFDLKDRLVFMDVVIDPTENVYPMIEAGKGHHEMYLPPKSELV
- the ilvN gene encoding acetolactate synthase small subunit; this encodes MRHIISILMENEAGALSRVAGLFSARGYNIESLTVAPTEDASLSRMTLVTRGDENIIEQITKQLNKLVEVVKLLDLSEGPHVEREMMLIKVKAEKSQRDEIKRLVDIFRGKIIDVTHSSYLIEMTGQASKLDAFVNAVEEDLIVEVVRTGPSGISRGAKGLTL
- a CDS encoding uracil-DNA glycosylase; translated protein: MNEAQRREYLQAMGIQYWVPRSVAAENNPVESEAEPSLAAPPVPSAPTAMDDASATAPPVAAPVSRPESGTGVASPSPAPDEPPAWLDEVPPPADEYHPTVDPAGSAGQFDSDGLLDDRVSQLDWPGLAARVAQCEACELHKSRTRTVFGVGAQTADLMIIGEAPGVDEDRKGEPFVGRAGQLLNAMLKAIGLGREQVYIANILKCRPPGNRDPRAEEALKCAPYLQRQVELVNPKVILAVGAVAARNLLQRDDAVGRLRTGQHHYRDIPLVVTYHPAYLLRSPEQKAKAWQDLQKAVRLLR